Proteins from a genomic interval of Deltaproteobacteria bacterium:
- a CDS encoding DUF948 domain-containing protein, with amino-acid sequence MTFTVTLTEISIFLIAISVFIFVLYLIPAVIQLKETLRAVQKLSEKYEDMTANVKSITDKVSENMDTVSEVVKNFKDVGLKVTGLADVVFNKVKTPILTIIGLLTGIGFGIKHFRKGGEEDV; translated from the coding sequence ATGACCTTTACAGTAACTCTTACCGAGATTTCAATATTTCTGATAGCAATATCTGTATTTATCTTTGTCCTTTATCTTATACCTGCTGTCATACAGTTAAAGGAGACATTAAGGGCAGTGCAGAAACTGTCTGAAAAATATGAGGATATGACAGCAAATGTAAAGTCTATAACTGACAAGGTAAGTGAAAATATGGATACTGTTAGTGAGGTTGTAAAGAATTTTAAGGATGTCGGACTCAAGGTAACAGGGCTGGCTGATGTTGTGTTTAATAAAGTTAAGACCCCTATTTTGACAATAATAGGGCTTTTAACCGGTATAGGTTTTGGTATCAAACATTTCAGAAAAGGAGGTGAAGAAGATGTCTGA
- the rplU gene encoding 50S ribosomal protein L21 — translation MPQNGGCPDCYAVIKTGGKQYRVSKGDVVKVEKICGNPGDPIELSDVLMVGSSDGVKVGSPVLENAKVIAEVVGSGKAKKVIAFKKKLRKGFRKKIGHRQEFTSIKIKEIRA, via the coding sequence ATGCCACAAAATGGAGGCTGTCCTGACTGCTATGCAGTGATAAAGACAGGCGGTAAACAGTACAGAGTTTCAAAGGGTGATGTAGTTAAGGTAGAGAAGATATGTGGTAACCCTGGAGACCCTATAGAACTGAGCGATGTGCTGATGGTAGGGTCTAGTGATGGTGTGAAAGTTGGCAGCCCTGTTCTTGAAAATGCAAAGGTTATAGCAGAGGTTGTGGGCAGCGGCAAAGCTAAAAAGGTTATAGCCTTTAAGAAAAAACTGAGAAAGGGTTTTCGGAAGAAAATCGGACACAGGCAGGAGTTTACGAGTATAAAGATAAAGGAAATAAGGGCATAG
- the obgE gene encoding GTPase ObgE, protein MKSPNFIDEALIYVKAGNGGRGCVSFRREKYVPKGGPDGGDGGDGGDVIIIGDKRLSSLLDFKYKKNYIAERGQHGKGSNWHGRNGKSITIHVPVGTVIKDAESGEIIEDIISDGQKLLISKSGRGGKGNAHFVSSTFQTPRFAQPGEEGEEKNLKLELKLLADVGIIGFPNAGKSTLISRISKAKPKIADYPFTTIRPYLGVVHVGDYANFVVADIPGLIEGAHEGKGLGIRFLKHVERTSIFIHLIDISPFSNREPEKDFEVINKELAAFNPALKNKKQIIALNKIDIPDARERLPNLLKFFESKGIKTFAVSAATGEGLDELIRYAAQEVMKGKTGQTDL, encoded by the coding sequence ATGAAATCTCCAAATTTTATAGATGAGGCTTTGATATATGTGAAGGCTGGCAATGGCGGAAGGGGCTGTGTCAGTTTCAGGAGGGAGAAGTATGTTCCAAAGGGCGGTCCTGACGGCGGAGACGGCGGAGATGGCGGCGATGTTATAATAATTGGTGATAAGAGACTCTCAAGTCTTCTGGATTTTAAATATAAGAAAAACTATATTGCAGAAAGGGGGCAGCACGGCAAAGGGAGCAACTGGCACGGCAGAAACGGAAAGTCTATAACAATCCATGTCCCTGTAGGAACTGTAATAAAGGATGCAGAGAGCGGCGAGATTATAGAAGACATTATATCCGATGGACAGAAGCTCTTGATTTCAAAAAGTGGGAGGGGCGGAAAGGGGAATGCCCATTTTGTTTCATCAACCTTTCAAACACCGAGATTTGCCCAGCCGGGTGAAGAAGGGGAAGAAAAAAATCTTAAACTTGAACTGAAACTCTTGGCAGATGTCGGCATCATAGGCTTTCCGAATGCAGGCAAATCAACTTTAATATCCCGCATATCAAAGGCAAAGCCGAAGATTGCAGATTATCCTTTTACAACCATAAGACCATATCTCGGCGTTGTCCATGTCGGCGACTATGCAAACTTTGTTGTAGCAGACATCCCCGGTCTTATTGAAGGGGCACATGAAGGGAAGGGGCTTGGAATCAGATTTTTAAAACATGTGGAAAGGACAAGCATCTTCATACATCTTATAGACATATCGCCGTTTTCAAACCGTGAGCCCGAAAAAGACTTTGAGGTTATAAATAAAGAACTTGCTGCATTCAACCCTGCCTTGAAAAATAAAAAACAAATCATAGCGCTCAATAAAATTGACATCCCTGATGCAAGGGAAAGACTGCCAAATCTCTTGAAATTTTTTGAGTCCAAAGGTATAAAGACATTTGCCGTATCTGCCGCTACCGGAGAAGGTCTTGATGAACTCATAAGATATGCGGCTCAAGAGGTAATGAAGGGAAAAACAGGACAAACTGATTTATGA
- a CDS encoding YtxH domain-containing protein, which produces MSDRGGSTMIEVTLAFLLGGVVGAGIALLYAPAAGEETRQKLKETTDRLRGQIRDKTEGMGGYVEEGVQKVKEFIDEKKADITAAYESGKEAYRREKAKL; this is translated from the coding sequence ATGTCTGATAGAGGTGGTTCTACGATGATTGAGGTAACACTGGCATTTTTACTGGGAGGGGTAGTCGGGGCAGGTATTGCCCTTCTTTATGCGCCTGCTGCAGGAGAAGAAACAAGGCAGAAACTAAAGGAAACAACAGACAGGTTGAGGGGACAGATTAGGGATAAAACCGAAGGTATGGGTGGATATGTGGAAGAGGGTGTCCAGAAGGTAAAAGAATTTATTGATGAGAAAAAGGCTGATATAACTGCGGCATATGAGTCGGGTAAAGAAGCATACAGGCGGGAAAAGGCTAAATTATAG
- a CDS encoding DUF1858 domain-containing protein, whose protein sequence is MDIKITKNMKTNEAVEKYPAVKEVFIKYFGKGCFDCPAFGSEDIAFACTMHGTDVEQFVKECIEAVGKTQKGI, encoded by the coding sequence ATGGATATAAAAATTACAAAAAATATGAAGACCAACGAGGCAGTTGAAAAATATCCTGCCGTGAAAGAGGTCTTTATAAAATATTTTGGCAAGGGCTGTTTTGACTGTCCTGCCTTTGGCTCAGAGGATATAGCATTTGCCTGCACAATGCACGGAACAGATGTGGAGCAGTTTGTAAAGGAATGTATAGAGGCTGTGGGAAAGACACAAAAAGGTATATAG
- the rpmA gene encoding 50S ribosomal protein L27, which yields MAHKKAGGSSRNGRDSNGQRRGVKVFSGQVVSAGSILVRQVGTKIHPGDNVGLGKDYTLFFFFFFIVKYEARGRDKRQVSVYQQ from the coding sequence ATGGCTCATAAGAAGGCAGGTGGAAGTTCAAGAAACGGAAGGGACAGCAATGGTCAAAGAAGGGGGGTAAAGGTATTCTCAGGGCAGGTTGTCTCTGCCGGCAGTATCCTTGTCCGTCAGGTCGGCACAAAGATACATCCGGGAGATAATGTTGGGCTTGGTAAGGACTATACCCTTTTTTTTTTTTTTTTTTTTATTGTGAAATATGAGGCGAGGGGCAGAGATAAGAGACAGGTCAGCGTATATCAGCAATAA